Proteins encoded together in one Vitis vinifera cultivar Pinot Noir 40024 chromosome 4, ASM3070453v1 window:
- the LOC100256004 gene encoding aspartyl protease family protein At5g10770 — MELRANLMATPISTICLLRFLLYASLLSLKSGFAIEGRESAESHHVQPIHHNVHITSLMPSSACSPSPKGHDQRASLEVVHKHGPCSKLRPHKANSPSHTQILAQDESRVASIQSRLAKNLAGGSNLKASKATLPSKSASTLGSGNYVVTVGLGSPKRDLTFIFDTGSDLTWTQCEPCVGYCYQQREHIFDPSTSLSYSNVSCDSPSCEKLESATGNSPGCSSSTCLYGIRYGDGSYSIGFFAREKLSLTSTDVFNNFQFGCGQNNRGLFGGTAGLLGLARNPLSLVSQTAQKYGKVFSYCLPSSSSSTGYLSFGSGDGDSKAVKFTPSEVNSDYPSFYFLDMVGISVGERKLPIPKSVFSTAGTIIDSGTVISRLPPTVYSSVQKVFRELMSDYPRVKGVSILDTCYDLSKYKTVKVPKIILYFSGGAEMDLAPEGIIYVLKVSQVCLAFAGNSDDDEVAIIGNVQQKTIHVVYDDAEGRVGFAPSGCN; from the exons ATGGAGCTGAGAGCTAATTTGATGGCCACTCCCATTTCCACCATCTGCCTCTTGAGGTTTCTGCTGTATGCTTCCCTTCTTTCCTTGAAGAGTGGCTTTGCTATTgaaggaagagagagtgcaGAGAGCCACCATGTCCAACCCATTCATCACAATGTTCATATCACTTCTCTCATGCCATCAAGTGCTTGCAGCCCCTCTCCCAAAG GCCATGACCAAAGGGCATCTCTAGAAGTGGTTCACAAACACGGACCATGTTCGAAACTCAGACCACACAAGGCCAATTCTCCCTCTCACACCCAGATACTCGCCCAAGACGAGTCTCGCGTCGCCTCAATTCAATCAAGGCTAGCCAAGAACCTTGCAGGTGGAAGCAATTTAAAGGCCTCTAAGGCCACCCTCCCAAGCAAGTCCGCAAGCACACTCGGATCAGGCAACTATGTAGTGACAGTAGGCCTTGGCTCACCAAAAAGAGACCTCACTTTCATATTTGACACTGGGAGTGACCTCACTTGGACTCAATGTGAGCCCTGTGTAGGGTATTGTTACCAACAACGAGAACACATCTTCGATCCCTCCACATCCCTCTCTTACTCTAACGTCTCTTGTGACTCACCATCATGCGAAAAACTCGAGTCTGCCACCGGCAACTCTCCCGGCTGCTCATCCTCCACTTGTCTTTACGGCATACGATATGGTGACGGGTCCTACTCTATTGGATTCTTTGCTAGAGAAAAGCTTTCCTTGACATCCACAGATGTGTTCAATAATTTCCAATTCGGGTGTGGCCAAAATAACCGTGGTCTATTTGGTGGCACAGCAGGGTTGCTGGGATTAGCGCGTAATCCTCTATCCCTTGTGTCTCAGACAGCTCAAAAGTATGGCAAAGTTTTCTCCTACTGCCTCCCATCTTCCAGCAGCTCAACCGGATATCTTTCCTTTGGAAGTGGTGATGGAGATTCTAAAGCAGTGAAGTTTACCCCGTCTGAGGTGAACTCAGACTACCCCTCATTTTACTTCCTGGACATGGTGGGGATAAGCGTTGGTGAACGCAAATTACCGATACCTAAATCGGTGTTTTCCACAGCAGGCACCATCATAGACTCGGGGACAGTCATAAGTCGATTGCCCCCAACAGTATACTCTAGTGTTCAGAAAGTTTTCCGGGAACTGATGTCCGATTATCCAAGGGTAAAGGGAGTTTCTATACTTGACACTTGCTATGACCTTAGCAAATATAAGACTGTGAAAGTACCCAAGATCATTCTTTACTTCAGTGGTGGTGCGGAGATGGACTTAGCTCCAGAAGGGATCATTTATGTTTTGAAGGTATCACAAGTCTGCCTGGCTTTTGCCGGAAACAGTGATGACGATGAAGTGGCCATAATAGGAAATGTGCAGCAAAAAACAATTCATGTGGTGTACGATGACGCTGAAGGGAGGGTTGGGTTCGCCCCAAGTGGCTGCAACTAA